CAGTAATCGCTTTTATTAAGTTCGTAAGGCTCAGAGACGACCCCTTCAAGACTGGTCATTTCAGCACGAAGTCCACCTTTGAAATTCCACTTTCCGATGTTGTAGGAAAGTGAAGAATACAGGGCAAAATTATGTTCCTTATAATCAAAAATACTGCTCTTTTCAGGTCTGTATTCCAATGATCCGTTTTCATTGTCTGAAAAATCCAGTATACTGCCGGTTTTTACAAAACTGTATTTTGTACCGGACTCCAGTTCCCACTGCTCATTTTTCCACTGATAATCGAGCTGAGTAGAATACAGCTGCACATCTGCTTTATTCTGGGTCATGAAATTATCTTCTCTCGGCGGCTGACCAGCAAAATTCAGGTGGGTTGCCACATTCTGATATTTTCTGGCATTATTTCCTGTAAAGTAACTGATCCAGGACAAACTGCTTTTCTTATTCAGTTTCCGGTCTATCTGAAAGCTCAAAGAATTATTGATTGCCCGGGAGTGATGATCGTTAATCGTAGCATAGTCAGACTCTGCTATGTCCTGTGCATTGTAGATATAGGTGGGAACGTTGTAAGTTCCAAAAGATTTCGGAGAAAAATACCCTGAATAGTTGAGGCTTAAGTTGGTCAGACTGTCCAACTCATACTCCACGTTGAAGTTCAGGGTATTCTGGTTATTGTTTTTATCCTTCCTGTTCATCGTACTGCCCCATCTGGTCTGGCTCTCAGAGTAGCTGACATAGTCTGTCCCTTCTCTGTAGTACGTTCCTAAGCCCCTGTAATAGCTTGCCATAACGGAAAGCTTATCTTTTTTATAATATTGGGAAAGGCCAAAAACTCCTTTCGCATATTGAGTCTGTATATACCTGGACGAAAGAATTCCCCGGTAGCCTTCAATCTTATTCTTTTTCATCACAATATTCAGCACGGCACTTCCCGAAGCTTCATATTTTGCAGGCGGGTTTGTGATCACTTCTACAGATCTGATCTCATCTCCCTGTGTATTTTCCAGAAGGTTTTTGAGTTCGTCTCCCGTCAACATTACTTTTTTATCATTGATTGTCACAAGGATTCCCGTGCTTCCTTTCACTGTAAGTACGTTATTGCTGACACTCACATTGGGAGTATTCTTTAAAATTTCCCAGGCATTCAGTGAAGAAATATTGCTGTTTTCCACATTGAATTCCAGGCGGTCCACTTTTCTTTTCACCAGTGGTTTTCTTTTCGTCATGACAACCCCTTCTATTTCCCGGGTTTCCCTTTTAAGGATAATCCGCAGGTCTTCAGGGTTTTCCAGGTTCAGCAGTTCTTCATATAAAGAATATCCTTTCACCGTAGCCACCAGTTTTATATTCTGTTCTGCAATCCCTTCTAAAATAAAGTTCCCTTTGCTGTCTGTTTTCAATTCTTTGATCAGTTCATTCTTAGAATTAAAAAGCTCAATTTTTACCGCCTGGAGTTTTTCATTTTCCGGGTTTTCAACTGTTCCGCCAATCTTTTGCTTCTGGGCAAAAACCAACACGGGAAAACACAGAAAAAGAATAATTTTGTTCATAATCATTGTTTTTTATGGATGCAAACAATATTGCGGTTGTTTTACGGGGCAAAATTCTACATTGGCGGGGAGAATTTCAGTTAATGGAAGGTTAATAATGGGTTAATGCCATTTTGCCTGAAAATTTCCCGGCAAACCACCTTATTCTCTTACGGACTTACTTTTACAGTTCACCTCTATCATATGGTTAATGAAAGGTTAATCCCTCAATATTATTTCAGGAAAATGGCTAAAGCTTTATCTTTGTTTAGATGATATCCAAGAGCAAAAATCTGATCTTCCTCTTTGCCACCTTATTCCTTCTTCTGCTGGGAATACAGGTTTACTTTATGTACAAAACCTACCAGGTCAAGGAAAGAGATATTTACAGATCCGTAAGTGACGGTCTTAGCAGCTATGCGGACAAGCTTGAAAACATTCACGATGCTGAGGAAATGAAAAGTGATACCCTTCAGAGGAACATCAGCAAATACTATAATAAGGAAATCAGCCAGAAGGAATTTATCCGTCATTTTATAGAAGACAGAAAAGCTTCAAAAGAAAGACTGAATAATTATATCGAGGACCGCCTGAAAAAAGACGGTTATCAAATATCTGCCAGAATTCAGTACACTTCTATCATTCATCTTCCGGACAGCATTAAACTGATCAGTCAGCCCATCATTATTTTCGAAACAAAAGTTAAAGTAAAAAAGCCTAAAATTACTACTACAGGAACCTGGAGAACTTCTTCTACCAAGGAAAATATAGGGAAAGAAATTAACCGGGAGAGAGAAACATTTTTTGTCAGCAGCCAGACCGATTTTGAAATTCAGAATATAAAATTTCTTGTTTTCAAAGAACTTACCCTGTTGATTTTATGCTGCATTATCCTGCTTGCCAGTGTATTGCTTCTCTATATTTTTACGATCAGGAACCTGATCAGACAGCAAAAGCAGGTAGAAGTTCTCCATACCGTTGTGGATAATATTTCCCATGAGTTTAAAACCCCTATAGCCACTTTAAAGATAGCTTCCAAAACTTTAAAAAAAGGCTGGAACCCTGATACCCTTCCCCTTATTGACCGGCAGATTTCCAGACTTGAAAGTTTGATGTACCAGCTCCACAAGGATGAGATACCTGAAGAAATCACAGCTGTACAACCTGAAGACTGGGATTTTTTCATTCAGGACCTGGCATTCACCTATCCCCAGACAGAATTTACATTCGAAAATAAGGTCACAGGAAAGCTTCCTTTTGATAAAAACCTTATGGAAACCGTCATTAAAAATCTTTGTGAAAACAGTATCAAATACGGCGCTTCCCTTGTCAGGGTAAAAACCGGTTGCGCCGCTCAAAACCTGGAAATTGAAATTTCAGACAATGGCCAGGGCATGGAAAACAAGGAACTTGCCAACATTTTTGAAAAGTTCTACAGAATACAGTCCAATAATGTGCACAACAGTAAAGGACTTGGGCTCGGGCTTTATTTTGTCAAAAAAATAATCACTTCTTATCACGGTAAAATAGATGTTTCCAGCCAGCCTGGTATGGGAAGTACTTTTAAAATATCAATTCCTTATGAAAACTAAAATCCTTCTGGCAGAAGACGATCCGGATTTCGGAATGATCCTGAAACAATATCTGGAACTGGAAGATTTTGAAGTCACCTGGTTTCAGAATCCTGAAGATATTGTTCCTCTTGTAACTTCAGGTTTCCCTTTCCATATTGGTATTTTAGATGTGATGATGCCCCATATGGACGGTTTTTCTCTGGCTAAAATCATTGTAAAGGAAAGAAGTAATTTTCCGCTTCTGTTCCTTACTGCAAAAAATCAGAAAATAGACCGGCTGACCGGGCTGAAAATAGGGGCTGATGACTATATTCCCAAACCGTGTGACCCGGAAGAACTGGTTTTAAGAATTAAAAATATCCTGAAGAGAACCTTACCGGCTGTTACAGAAACTCACATCAGAATCGGGCAATATCAATTGGATACCCAGAAACTTCAGCTTTCGCATCCTGAAGGGAATGTGCGGCTGACAGTTCGTGAACAGGAACTGCTTCTCTATCTTCTGAAGCATAATCATTCTATGATCACAAGAGATAATATCCTGGATAACCTCTGGGAAACCAACGATTACTTCACGGGAAGAAGCCTGGATGTATTTATCAGCAGAATCCGGAAATATTTCAGCCATGATCCTGAAGTAAAAATCCAATCCCTGAGAGGAATTGGATTTGAGGTTGATTTTCCAGCCGGATGATTTTATAGGGAAAGATTCACAATAACCGGGAAATGGTCTGACGGATAAAGAAGGTTTTCTCTTCTGTCATTGATATGCCTGTGAGATCTTATGGTAAATCCTTTTGTGAAAATATAATCGATTCTGTCTTTTGGAATTTCATTCACATTGAAAGCCGTAAAGGTTCCTACCGGACCGTAATGTTTGGTTTCTGAGTGATAGAAAGTATCTTTCATATTTTTGGAAAGTATTTTAATCGGTTCGGAATCATCGGTCAGGTTAAAGTCACCGCTCAACGTTACCGGAAGATTTTTTGGATTAAGCTCTTTGATCTTTTTAAGGATCAGTTCTGAAGATTTTACCCTTGCCACATTTCCCACATGATCGAAATGAAGATTCATGGCCAGGAATTCTTTTTTTGATTTTTTATCTTTAAAAACCGCATAGGTACAGATTCTGTTCAGTGCTGCATCCCATCCTTTTGAAGGTTTCTCCGGAGTTTCGGACAGCCAGAATGTTCCTGATTTTACCACATCAAGCCTGCCGGTATCATAAAAAATAGCAGAAAATTCCCCCTGTTCTTTCCCGTCATCTCTTCCTACGCCAATATAGTTATAATTTTTCAGCCCGGTTTTGAGGTCTTTCATCTGCTCCGGCAATGCTTCCTGCACGCCGAAATAATCAGGATGATAATAGGTCAGCAGGTCAGCAACGTCCTGCTTTCTTTGCGGCCAGGCATTTTCTTTATCCGATTCAACATTCAGCCTGATGTTGAAGCTCA
This genomic interval from Chryseobacterium arthrosphaerae contains the following:
- a CDS encoding sensor histidine kinase, with the translated sequence MISKSKNLIFLFATLFLLLLGIQVYFMYKTYQVKERDIYRSVSDGLSSYADKLENIHDAEEMKSDTLQRNISKYYNKEISQKEFIRHFIEDRKASKERLNNYIEDRLKKDGYQISARIQYTSIIHLPDSIKLISQPIIIFETKVKVKKPKITTTGTWRTSSTKENIGKEINRERETFFVSSQTDFEIQNIKFLVFKELTLLILCCIILLASVLLLYIFTIRNLIRQQKQVEVLHTVVDNISHEFKTPIATLKIASKTLKKGWNPDTLPLIDRQISRLESLMYQLHKDEIPEEITAVQPEDWDFFIQDLAFTYPQTEFTFENKVTGKLPFDKNLMETVIKNLCENSIKYGASLVRVKTGCAAQNLEIEISDNGQGMENKELANIFEKFYRIQSNNVHNSKGLGLGLYFVKKIITSYHGKIDVSSQPGMGSTFKISIPYEN
- a CDS encoding response regulator transcription factor; protein product: MKTKILLAEDDPDFGMILKQYLELEDFEVTWFQNPEDIVPLVTSGFPFHIGILDVMMPHMDGFSLAKIIVKERSNFPLLFLTAKNQKIDRLTGLKIGADDYIPKPCDPEELVLRIKNILKRTLPAVTETHIRIGQYQLDTQKLQLSHPEGNVRLTVREQELLLYLLKHNHSMITRDNILDNLWETNDYFTGRSLDVFISRIRKYFSHDPEVKIQSLRGIGFEVDFPAG
- a CDS encoding outer membrane beta-barrel family protein, yielding MNKIILFLCFPVLVFAQKQKIGGTVENPENEKLQAVKIELFNSKNELIKELKTDSKGNFILEGIAEQNIKLVATVKGYSLYEELLNLENPEDLRIILKRETREIEGVVMTKRKPLVKRKVDRLEFNVENSNISSLNAWEILKNTPNVSVSNNVLTVKGSTGILVTINDKKVMLTGDELKNLLENTQGDEIRSVEVITNPPAKYEASGSAVLNIVMKKNKIEGYRGILSSRYIQTQYAKGVFGLSQYYKKDKLSVMASYYRGLGTYYREGTDYVSYSESQTRWGSTMNRKDKNNNQNTLNFNVEYELDSLTNLSLNYSGYFSPKSFGTYNVPTYIYNAQDIAESDYATINDHHSRAINNSLSFQIDRKLNKKSSLSWISYFTGNNARKYQNVATHLNFAGQPPREDNFMTQNKADVQLYSTQLDYQWKNEQWELESGTKYSFVKTGSILDFSDNENGSLEYRPEKSSIFDYKEHNFALYSSLSYNIGKWNFKGGLRAEMTSLEGVVSEPYELNKSDYWKFFPTFYAQYTTENKQEFGFSYGKRISRPSYSWLNPAKSYYNLFSYFQGDPRLKATITHNLNLTYSWKNWNVDLYYRKELFPSMEISYQVPETNNVVYHFTNIEKGQAFGLSLYKNFEIKPWWNIIVSENLEHNENYFNGVDGILHRNKVWNLSSNISTSFTLDKASDWKMEMGHRYYSPGIQGPFRISSNWSAYFVMNRKFFNKKLEASLIFSDIFRTTGQKVSTKYANQDNYFLDYTDAQGVTFSLKFNFGNQSVKNVKTIRKTSEQERL
- a CDS encoding endonuclease/exonuclease/phosphatase family protein encodes the protein MNFRFSMMLLMLSVLGFSQDLTVMSFNIRLNVESDKENAWPQRKQDVADLLTYYHPDYFGVQEALPEQMKDLKTGLKNYNYIGVGRDDGKEQGEFSAIFYDTGRLDVVKSGTFWLSETPEKPSKGWDAALNRICTYAVFKDKKSKKEFLAMNLHFDHVGNVARVKSSELILKKIKELNPKNLPVTLSGDFNLTDDSEPIKILSKNMKDTFYHSETKHYGPVGTFTAFNVNEIPKDRIDYIFTKGFTIRSHRHINDRRENLLYPSDHFPVIVNLSL